One Drosophila virilis strain 15010-1051.87 chromosome 5, Dvir_AGI_RSII-ME, whole genome shotgun sequence DNA window includes the following coding sequences:
- the Nox gene encoding NADPH oxidase 5 isoform X1, translated as MDNASPAQDNHRGSVSSNKSLDIPITPSRSPKKVSFSDELPGGSSHSSSEPSGVSHVLQQAVQYLERLHGAREYPAENAVSVEQQLPPPAVLDLDAQSVQLSVVGAAAVAAASPSILIAEPGDAANDYAHGKQEVPYEPQSHLYMERYKLNLDKNCSSMELEARREKQRWLLISECSARFGEGKHTREAFRKLFLDEEFQQKLFQLFDLERNGYLLQDRWIEHLKGRLTDDRQMDFAEQIESVAYVICGEKSQVSFKNFRDIWHTRGILDKLYRLIDVDGTNLISTNQVMEFISHLTNSRPRTGFDKSSLARLEQLFRNTVGNEQEIRREEFQKIVTSKNPFFTERVFQIFDKDNSGSISLQEFIDAIHQFSGQSADDKIRFLFKVYDIDGDGLIQHKELHDVIRHCIKENGMEFSEDQIEDLTSAMFEDADPHNSGEITYEALKNQLHKHGGLLENLSITIDRWLVPIAEEPPSGSKSSRLWHTIPHQLTLAYMKNNQVFVSYLFFYIAVNLCLFISRAIQYRASNGFVIIARACGQCLNFNCAWVLVLMLRHSLTYLRSRGLSSFLPLDHHVYLHKLTGITISVLSLVHTIMHLFNFSIIVINDPQINAGHYTIGEWLLTDRPGLFGLIPGCANPTGIALLAILIVMFVCSQPFVRRKGSFEVFYWTHLLYVPFWILTLFHGPNFWKWFMLPGLVYIVERVLRFVWMRGEHGKTYISSGLLLPSKVIHLVIKRPFNFNFRPGDYVFVNIPAIANYEWHPFTISSAPEQEDYMWLHIRTVGEWTNRLYRYFEREQQKLHQGELNQHMHAIPTPSFMLLNEARNPALAEKSRPTTTPQTDFLARNLAGSSSSRIEQLPPERPPRQHRKLTAAAAGALDAPAAPTGVNRIRSIKKTLQRTFSRKESAEPKSKSSSQATGIANGAFVGDGNEREDLSLKQRPLEKSISLPDISMKSKKRSRLKALRALGRSESERAFDDRRLRRARNSSVGLAYLSPQNKSLAQSFRYMRNKPTIIAFKTPSLELSESQQTPAEGSGALEANSAAEQGRLSRAESGADKQQQQQLMRLSLAMEDKPLEDNTYTGTGTGSRKSRLRRPTFLRTLSTSFTNRGGGGGGGGGSSTTNSGSKVTLDAGVMEIFIDGPYGAPSSHIFGAQHAVLIGTGIGVTPFASILQSIMHRYWKARHSCPRCQFEWASEIPKSVMNLRKVDFFWINRDQRSFEWFVNLLSQLEIEQAELGGAMERFLDMHMYITSALQRTDMKAVGLQLALDLLHEKGKRDLITGLKTRTNAGRPNWDKVFKQLQAQQKGKVTVFYCGPPQLAKTLRVKCDQYGFAFRGSEFYI; from the exons ATGGATAACGCTTCGCCTGCGCAGGACAATCATCGCGGTTCGGTGTCCTCCAACAAATCACTGGACATACCCATAACACCGTCGCGCTCACCCAAAAAGGTCTCCTTCTCCGACGAGCTGCCcggcggcagcagccacagcagctcGGAGCCAAGCGGTGTCAGCCATGTGCTGCAGCAGGCTGTCCAATATCTGGAGCGTTTGCACGGCGCACGCGAATATCCCGCCGAGAATGCTGTCAGCGTtgagcaacagctgccgccACCCGCTGTGCTGGACCTGGATGCCCAATCCGTGCAGCTGAGTGTCGTTGGggccgccgccgttgccgccgcTTCGCCCAGCATACTGATTGCGGAACCAGGTGACGCTGCCAATGATTACGCCCATGGCAAGCAGGAAGTGCCGTATGAGCCGCAATCGCATTTGTACATGGAGCGATACAAGCTTAATTTAGATAAGAACTGCAGCTCCATGGAGCTGGAGGCGCGACGCGAAAAACAACGCTGGCTCTTGATATCGGAGTGCAGCGCCCGCTTTGGCGAGGGGAAGCACACACGTGAGGCATTCCGCAAGCTATTCTTAGATGAG gaATTTCAGCAGAAACTCTTTCAACTTTTCGATCTGGAGCGCAATGGATATTTGCTGCAAGATCGCTGGATCGAGCATCTCAAGGGGCGACTCAC CGACGATCGCCAAATGGACTTTGCGGAGCAAATTGAATCTGTGGCCTATGTCATATGCGGCGAGAAGAGCCAAGTCAGTTTTAAGAACTTTCGCGATATCTGGCATACGCGGGGG ATTCTGGATAAGCTCTATCGCCTCATCGATGTCGATGGCACCAATCTAATCTCTACGAACCAGGTCATGGAGTTTATATCGCATCTAACCAACTCCAG ACCCCGCACGGGCTTTGACAAGAGCTCGCTGGCGcgcttggagcagctctttcGCAATACTGTGGGCAACGAGCAGGAGATACGACGCGAGGAGTTCCAAAAAATTGTCACATCCAAAAAT CCCTTTTTTACGGAACGCGTTTTTCAAATATTCGACAAGGATAATTCGGGCTCAATATCGCTGCAGGAGTTTATAGATGCCATACATCAGTTCTCGGGCCAATCGGCCGATGACAAGATACGTTTCCTCTTCAAGGTCTACGATATTGATG GTGATGGTCTAATACAGCACAAGGAGCTGCACGATGTGATACGGCATTGCATCAAGGAGAACGGCATGGAGTTCTCCGAGGATCAAATCGAGGATCTAACCAGCGCCATGTTCGAGGATGCCGATCCGCACAACAGCGGCGAGATTACCTACGAGGCGCTCAAGAATCAGCTGCACAAGCATGGCGGTCTGCTCGAGAACCTCAGCATTAC CATTGATCGCTGGCTGGTGCCCATTGCGGAGGAGCCGCCGTCTGGCAGCAAATCCTCGCGACTGTGGCACACAATACCTCACCAGCTGACGCTGGCCTATATGAAGAACAACCAGGTGTTTGTCTCATATTTATTCTTCTACATTGCCGTCAATCTGTGCCTGTTCATCTCCCGTGCCATACAGTATCGCGCCAGCAATGGCTTTGTGATCATAGCCAGAGCTTGTG GTCAATGTCTGAACTTCAACTGCGCCTGGGTTCTGGTGCTAATGCTGCGGCATTCGCTGACCTATCTGCGTTCGCGTGGCCTGTCCTCGTTTCTGCCGCTGGATCATCATGTCTATCTGCACAAGCTGACGGGAATAACCATCTCGGTGCTGAGCCTGGTGCACACGATAATGCATCTGTTCAACTTCTCCATCATTGTGATCAATGATCCGCAGATAAATGCCGGCCATTACACCATCGGCGAGTGGCTGCTGACGGATCGTCCGGGCCTGTTTGGCCTGATACCGGGCTGTGCCAATCCGACGGGCATCGCTCTGCTGGCCATTTTGATTGTGATGTTCGTGTGCTCGCAGCCGTTTGTGCGGCGCAAGGGCAGCTTTGAGGTGTTCTATTGGACGCATCTGTTGTACGTGCCCTTCTGGATATTGACGCTCTTCCACGGGCCCAACTTCTGGAAGTGGTTCATGCTGCCCGGCCTGGTCTATATTGTGGAGCGTGTGCTGCGCTTTGTCTGGATGCGCGGCGAGCACGGCAAGACGTACATCAGCTCCGGCCTGTTGCTGCCCTCCAAGGTCATCCATTTGGTCATCAAGCGTCCCTTCAACTTTAACTTTCGACCCGGCGACTATGTCTTTGTGAATATACCCGCCATTGCCAATTACGAGTGGCATCCGTTTACCATCAGCTCGGCGCCGGAGCAGGAGGATTACATGTGGCTTCACATACGCACCGTTGGCGAGTGGACGAATCGCCTCTATCGCTACTTCGAGCGCgagcagcagaagctgcaCCAGGGCGAGCTCAACCAGCACATGCATGCCATACCCACGCCCAGTTTCATGCTGCTGAACGAGGCGCGCAATCCGGCGCTGGCCGAGAAGTCCAGGCCCACGACGACACCGCAAACCGATTTCCTAGCACGCAAtctggctggcagcagcagcagccggatcGAGCAGCTGCCGCCGGAGCGACCGCCACGACAGCATCGCAAGCTGAcggctgcagctgccggcGCGTTGGATGCGCCTGCTGCTCCGACGGGCGTAAATCGCATAAGGAGCATCAAGAAAACGCTGCAGCGCACCTTTTCGCGCAAGGAGTCCGCCGAGCCGAAGAGCAAGTCCAGCAGCCAGGCGACGGGCATAGCCAATGGCGCCTTTGTGGGCGATGGCAATGAGCGCGAGGATCTGAGCCTCAAGCAGCGGCCGCTCGAGAAGAGCATCTCGCTGCCGGACATCAGCATGAAGAGCAAGAAGCGCAGCCGGCTCAAGGC CCTGCGCGCATTGGGGCGCTCCGAATCGGAGCGTGCCTTTGACGATAGACGCCTGCGACGCGCCCGCAACAGCAGCGTCGGATTGGCCTATCTGAGTCCGCAGAACAAGTCGCTGGCGCAGAGCTTCCGCTACATGCGCAACAAGCCCACCATTATAGCCTTCAAGACGCCCAGCCTGGAGCTGAGCGAGTCGCAGCAGACGCCGGCCGAGGGCAGTGGCGCCTTGGAAGCCAACAGCGCTGCGGAGCAGGGTCGTCTCAGTCGGGCGGAGAGCGGCGCcgacaagcagcagcagcagcagctgatgcgGCTCAGTCTGGCCATGGAGGACAAGCCGCTCGAG GATAACACATACACGGGCACGGGCACGGGCAGCAGAAAGTCGCGCTTGCGTCGTCCAACATTTCTGCGCACATTGTCCACATCCTTCACAAatcgcggcggcggcggcggaggtgGCGGTGGCAGCTCCACAACTAACAGCGGTAGCAAGGTCACACTTGATGCGGGCGTCATGGAG ATCTTCATAGATGGACCTTATGGCGCACCCTCTAGCCACATCTTTGGGGCACAGCATGCGGTGCTCATTGGCACGGGGATTGGCGTTACGCCCTTTGCGTCCATTTTGCAGTCGATTATGCATCGGTATTGGAAGGCACGGCACAGCTGTCCGCGCTGCCAGTTCGAGTGGGCCAGCGAGATACCCAAGTCTGTGATGAATCTGCGCAAGGTGGACTTTTTCTGGATCAATCGCGATCAGCGCTCGTTCGAGTGGTTCGTCAATCTGCTCTCCCAGCTGGAGATTGAGCAGGCAGAGCTGGGCGGCGCCATGGAACG CTTCCTGGACATGCACATGTACATCACCAGCGCGCTGCAGCGCACGGACATGAAGGCGGTGGGTTTGCAGCTGGCGCTGGATCTGCTGCACGAGAAG GGCAAACGTGATCTTATAACCGGCCTGAAGACGCGCACCAATGCCGGCCGACCCAACTGGGACAAGGTCTTCAAGCAGCTGCAGGCACAGCAGAAGGGCAAGGTGACCGTATTCTATTGCGGACCGCCGCAGCTGGCCAAGACGCTGCGCGTCAAGTGTGACCAATACGGATTCGCCTTTC GTGGTTCCGAGTTCTACATCTGA
- the Nox gene encoding NADPH oxidase 5 isoform X3, which translates to MDNASPAQDNHRGSVSSNKSLDIPITPSRSPKKVSFSDELPGGSSHSSSEPSGVSHVLQQAVQYLERLHGAREYPAENAVSVEQQLPPPAVLDLDAQSVQLSVVGAAAVAAASPSILIAEPGDAANDYAHGKQEVPYEPQSHLYMERYKLNLDKNCSSMELEARREKQRWLLISECSARFGEGKHTREAFRKLFLDEEFQQKLFQLFDLERNGYLLQDRWIEHLKGRLTDDRQMDFAEQIESVAYVICGEKSQVSFKNFRDIWHTRGILDKLYRLIDVDGTNLISTNQVMEFISHLTNSRPRTGFDKSSLARLEQLFRNTVGNEQEIRREEFQKIVTSKNPFFTERVFQIFDKDNSGSISLQEFIDAIHQFSGQSADDKIRFLFKVYDIDGDGLIQHKELHDVIRHCIKENGMEFSEDQIEDLTSAMFEDADPHNSGEITYEALKNQLHKHGGLLENLSITIDRWLVPIAEEPPSGSKSSRLWHTIPHQLTLAYMKNNQVFVSYLFFYIAVNLCLFISRAIQYRASNGFVIIARACGQCLNFNCAWVLVLMLRHSLTYLRSRGLSSFLPLDHHVYLHKLTGITISVLSLVHTIMHLFNFSIIVINDPQINAGHYTIGEWLLTDRPGLFGLIPGCANPTGIALLAILIVMFVCSQPFVRRKGSFEVFYWTHLLYVPFWILTLFHGPNFWKWFMLPGLVYIVERVLRFVWMRGEHGKTYISSGLLLPSKVIHLVIKRPFNFNFRPGDYVFVNIPAIANYEWHPFTISSAPEQEDYMWLHIRTVGEWTNRLYRYFEREQQKLHQGELNQHMHAIPTPSFMLLNEARNPALAEKSRPTTTPQTDFLARNLAGSSSSRIEQLPPERPPRQHRKLTAAAAGALDAPAAPTGVNRIRSIKKTLQRTFSRKESAEPKSKSSSQATGIANGAFVGDGNEREDLSLKQRPLEKSISLPDISMKSKKRSRLKALRALGRSESERAFDDRRLRRARNSSVGLAYLSPQNKSLAQSFRYMRNKPTIIAFKTPSLELSESQQTPAEGSGALEANSAAEQGRLSRAESGADKQQQQQLMRLSLAMEDKPLEIFIDGPYGAPSSHIFGAQHAVLIGTGIGVTPFASILQSIMHRYWKARHSCPRCQFEWASEIPKSVMNLRKVDFFWINRDQRSFEWFVNLLSQLEIEQAELGGAMERFLDMHMYITSALQRTDMKAVGLQLALDLLHEKGKRDLITGLKTRTNAGRPNWDKVFKQLQAQQKGKVTVFYCGPPQLAKTLRVKCDQYGFAFRGSEFYI; encoded by the exons ATGGATAACGCTTCGCCTGCGCAGGACAATCATCGCGGTTCGGTGTCCTCCAACAAATCACTGGACATACCCATAACACCGTCGCGCTCACCCAAAAAGGTCTCCTTCTCCGACGAGCTGCCcggcggcagcagccacagcagctcGGAGCCAAGCGGTGTCAGCCATGTGCTGCAGCAGGCTGTCCAATATCTGGAGCGTTTGCACGGCGCACGCGAATATCCCGCCGAGAATGCTGTCAGCGTtgagcaacagctgccgccACCCGCTGTGCTGGACCTGGATGCCCAATCCGTGCAGCTGAGTGTCGTTGGggccgccgccgttgccgccgcTTCGCCCAGCATACTGATTGCGGAACCAGGTGACGCTGCCAATGATTACGCCCATGGCAAGCAGGAAGTGCCGTATGAGCCGCAATCGCATTTGTACATGGAGCGATACAAGCTTAATTTAGATAAGAACTGCAGCTCCATGGAGCTGGAGGCGCGACGCGAAAAACAACGCTGGCTCTTGATATCGGAGTGCAGCGCCCGCTTTGGCGAGGGGAAGCACACACGTGAGGCATTCCGCAAGCTATTCTTAGATGAG gaATTTCAGCAGAAACTCTTTCAACTTTTCGATCTGGAGCGCAATGGATATTTGCTGCAAGATCGCTGGATCGAGCATCTCAAGGGGCGACTCAC CGACGATCGCCAAATGGACTTTGCGGAGCAAATTGAATCTGTGGCCTATGTCATATGCGGCGAGAAGAGCCAAGTCAGTTTTAAGAACTTTCGCGATATCTGGCATACGCGGGGG ATTCTGGATAAGCTCTATCGCCTCATCGATGTCGATGGCACCAATCTAATCTCTACGAACCAGGTCATGGAGTTTATATCGCATCTAACCAACTCCAG ACCCCGCACGGGCTTTGACAAGAGCTCGCTGGCGcgcttggagcagctctttcGCAATACTGTGGGCAACGAGCAGGAGATACGACGCGAGGAGTTCCAAAAAATTGTCACATCCAAAAAT CCCTTTTTTACGGAACGCGTTTTTCAAATATTCGACAAGGATAATTCGGGCTCAATATCGCTGCAGGAGTTTATAGATGCCATACATCAGTTCTCGGGCCAATCGGCCGATGACAAGATACGTTTCCTCTTCAAGGTCTACGATATTGATG GTGATGGTCTAATACAGCACAAGGAGCTGCACGATGTGATACGGCATTGCATCAAGGAGAACGGCATGGAGTTCTCCGAGGATCAAATCGAGGATCTAACCAGCGCCATGTTCGAGGATGCCGATCCGCACAACAGCGGCGAGATTACCTACGAGGCGCTCAAGAATCAGCTGCACAAGCATGGCGGTCTGCTCGAGAACCTCAGCATTAC CATTGATCGCTGGCTGGTGCCCATTGCGGAGGAGCCGCCGTCTGGCAGCAAATCCTCGCGACTGTGGCACACAATACCTCACCAGCTGACGCTGGCCTATATGAAGAACAACCAGGTGTTTGTCTCATATTTATTCTTCTACATTGCCGTCAATCTGTGCCTGTTCATCTCCCGTGCCATACAGTATCGCGCCAGCAATGGCTTTGTGATCATAGCCAGAGCTTGTG GTCAATGTCTGAACTTCAACTGCGCCTGGGTTCTGGTGCTAATGCTGCGGCATTCGCTGACCTATCTGCGTTCGCGTGGCCTGTCCTCGTTTCTGCCGCTGGATCATCATGTCTATCTGCACAAGCTGACGGGAATAACCATCTCGGTGCTGAGCCTGGTGCACACGATAATGCATCTGTTCAACTTCTCCATCATTGTGATCAATGATCCGCAGATAAATGCCGGCCATTACACCATCGGCGAGTGGCTGCTGACGGATCGTCCGGGCCTGTTTGGCCTGATACCGGGCTGTGCCAATCCGACGGGCATCGCTCTGCTGGCCATTTTGATTGTGATGTTCGTGTGCTCGCAGCCGTTTGTGCGGCGCAAGGGCAGCTTTGAGGTGTTCTATTGGACGCATCTGTTGTACGTGCCCTTCTGGATATTGACGCTCTTCCACGGGCCCAACTTCTGGAAGTGGTTCATGCTGCCCGGCCTGGTCTATATTGTGGAGCGTGTGCTGCGCTTTGTCTGGATGCGCGGCGAGCACGGCAAGACGTACATCAGCTCCGGCCTGTTGCTGCCCTCCAAGGTCATCCATTTGGTCATCAAGCGTCCCTTCAACTTTAACTTTCGACCCGGCGACTATGTCTTTGTGAATATACCCGCCATTGCCAATTACGAGTGGCATCCGTTTACCATCAGCTCGGCGCCGGAGCAGGAGGATTACATGTGGCTTCACATACGCACCGTTGGCGAGTGGACGAATCGCCTCTATCGCTACTTCGAGCGCgagcagcagaagctgcaCCAGGGCGAGCTCAACCAGCACATGCATGCCATACCCACGCCCAGTTTCATGCTGCTGAACGAGGCGCGCAATCCGGCGCTGGCCGAGAAGTCCAGGCCCACGACGACACCGCAAACCGATTTCCTAGCACGCAAtctggctggcagcagcagcagccggatcGAGCAGCTGCCGCCGGAGCGACCGCCACGACAGCATCGCAAGCTGAcggctgcagctgccggcGCGTTGGATGCGCCTGCTGCTCCGACGGGCGTAAATCGCATAAGGAGCATCAAGAAAACGCTGCAGCGCACCTTTTCGCGCAAGGAGTCCGCCGAGCCGAAGAGCAAGTCCAGCAGCCAGGCGACGGGCATAGCCAATGGCGCCTTTGTGGGCGATGGCAATGAGCGCGAGGATCTGAGCCTCAAGCAGCGGCCGCTCGAGAAGAGCATCTCGCTGCCGGACATCAGCATGAAGAGCAAGAAGCGCAGCCGGCTCAAGGC CCTGCGCGCATTGGGGCGCTCCGAATCGGAGCGTGCCTTTGACGATAGACGCCTGCGACGCGCCCGCAACAGCAGCGTCGGATTGGCCTATCTGAGTCCGCAGAACAAGTCGCTGGCGCAGAGCTTCCGCTACATGCGCAACAAGCCCACCATTATAGCCTTCAAGACGCCCAGCCTGGAGCTGAGCGAGTCGCAGCAGACGCCGGCCGAGGGCAGTGGCGCCTTGGAAGCCAACAGCGCTGCGGAGCAGGGTCGTCTCAGTCGGGCGGAGAGCGGCGCcgacaagcagcagcagcagcagctgatgcgGCTCAGTCTGGCCATGGAGGACAAGCCGCTCGAG ATCTTCATAGATGGACCTTATGGCGCACCCTCTAGCCACATCTTTGGGGCACAGCATGCGGTGCTCATTGGCACGGGGATTGGCGTTACGCCCTTTGCGTCCATTTTGCAGTCGATTATGCATCGGTATTGGAAGGCACGGCACAGCTGTCCGCGCTGCCAGTTCGAGTGGGCCAGCGAGATACCCAAGTCTGTGATGAATCTGCGCAAGGTGGACTTTTTCTGGATCAATCGCGATCAGCGCTCGTTCGAGTGGTTCGTCAATCTGCTCTCCCAGCTGGAGATTGAGCAGGCAGAGCTGGGCGGCGCCATGGAACG CTTCCTGGACATGCACATGTACATCACCAGCGCGCTGCAGCGCACGGACATGAAGGCGGTGGGTTTGCAGCTGGCGCTGGATCTGCTGCACGAGAAG GGCAAACGTGATCTTATAACCGGCCTGAAGACGCGCACCAATGCCGGCCGACCCAACTGGGACAAGGTCTTCAAGCAGCTGCAGGCACAGCAGAAGGGCAAGGTGACCGTATTCTATTGCGGACCGCCGCAGCTGGCCAAGACGCTGCGCGTCAAGTGTGACCAATACGGATTCGCCTTTC GTGGTTCCGAGTTCTACATCTGA